In Brevibacillus brevis, a genomic segment contains:
- a CDS encoding ABC transporter permease: MKKKGLYLLLLPGVLFLTLFMIIPIALTIGSTFFHEGSFTLEGYLTFLTDQYFLKILLTTLQVSIVTTIVCILLGFPAAYYISKLGPRKKGILLALAIFPLLTSSVVRSFSWMIILGKKGLLNSSLLSLGLLEKPLDILYTPTAMMIGLVHLFLPLIIITLVGVMENIDPDLIKAAESLGASKFTAFRQVIVPLSVPGLIIGSILVFVGSLTAYTTPALLGGKQRVISTFLYQNAITLNDWYMASVIATIMIVITFVVIFVMNKLATKLNPKG, from the coding sequence ATGAAAAAAAAGGGTCTTTACTTGCTGCTATTGCCTGGCGTGCTGTTTTTGACGCTGTTCATGATCATCCCGATCGCGCTGACGATCGGGTCCACCTTCTTTCACGAAGGTAGCTTTACCCTGGAGGGCTACCTTACGTTTTTGACCGACCAATACTTCTTGAAAATTTTACTGACTACCCTGCAAGTGAGCATCGTGACCACGATCGTTTGCATTCTGCTCGGGTTCCCGGCAGCGTACTACATCTCCAAGCTGGGGCCGCGCAAAAAAGGCATCCTGCTGGCGCTGGCCATCTTTCCCCTGCTGACCAGCTCAGTCGTCCGTTCGTTCAGCTGGATGATCATTCTCGGAAAAAAGGGGCTTTTGAACAGTTCTCTCCTCTCGTTGGGACTGCTTGAAAAGCCGTTGGACATACTGTACACTCCGACCGCGATGATGATCGGCCTGGTCCATCTGTTCCTGCCCCTCATCATCATTACGCTGGTCGGCGTCATGGAAAACATCGACCCTGATCTCATCAAGGCGGCGGAGAGTCTGGGCGCCTCCAAGTTCACGGCATTTCGCCAGGTCATCGTGCCGCTTAGCGTGCCGGGACTGATCATCGGGAGCATCCTCGTGTTCGTAGGCAGCCTGACCGCTTACACGACGCCGGCTTTGCTGGGCGGCAAACAGCGGGTCATCTCCACGTTCCTTTACCAAAACGCCATTACCTTGAATGACTGGTACATGGCTTCCGTTATTGCCACGATCATGATCGTCATTACGTTTGTCGTGATTTTTGTAATGAACAAACTGGCGACCAAACTAAATCCGAAGGGGTAG
- a CDS encoding nucleoside hydrolase: MRKVILDVDTGIDDALGIILAAKSGEFDLVGITTVNGNVSLAKATENTCKILDLLQIGGQVPVVPGASQPLLRPMFFEHRVHGEDGLGGALRDTTVVTQPAKGFGPDFIVENVLAQPGQITLIMTGPLTNLALAVRKCPQLVHHVKEVVFMGGVVREHGNVTPTAEYNMFVDPEAAKVVFHAGFPELTLVGLDVTRKVLLNEDHIRELGDTPIGRYVKQSTADYLQRYFERNGVRACAMHDPLAVAVALDRDLVTTQKLYVDVETRSDLCDGQTVCDFQNRLGMEPNMNVCLAVDDEAFFERFIRALKA, encoded by the coding sequence ATGCGGAAGGTCATTCTGGATGTAGACACTGGGATCGATGATGCTCTCGGGATTATCCTCGCGGCGAAAAGCGGCGAGTTTGACCTGGTCGGGATTACGACTGTCAACGGCAACGTTTCTCTCGCCAAAGCGACGGAAAATACGTGCAAGATTCTCGATTTGCTGCAAATAGGCGGGCAAGTTCCCGTAGTGCCGGGGGCCAGCCAGCCCCTCTTGCGGCCGATGTTTTTCGAGCACCGGGTACATGGCGAGGACGGTTTAGGCGGGGCTTTGCGCGATACGACCGTCGTGACGCAGCCGGCAAAGGGCTTCGGTCCCGACTTCATCGTCGAAAATGTGCTGGCGCAGCCTGGCCAAATTACCTTGATCATGACCGGTCCTTTGACCAATCTGGCTCTGGCAGTAAGAAAATGTCCGCAGCTGGTGCACCATGTCAAAGAAGTGGTCTTTATGGGCGGTGTCGTACGCGAGCATGGGAACGTCACTCCGACGGCGGAGTACAACATGTTCGTCGATCCGGAAGCGGCCAAGGTCGTCTTTCACGCCGGCTTCCCGGAGTTGACGCTCGTCGGGCTCGACGTGACGAGAAAAGTCCTGTTGAACGAAGACCATATCCGCGAGCTGGGCGATACGCCGATTGGCCGTTACGTAAAGCAAAGCACAGCCGACTATCTCCAGCGCTACTTCGAGCGCAACGGCGTGCGGGCTTGCGCGATGCACGATCCGCTCGCCGTGGCAGTCGCCTTGGACCGCGACCTGGTCACGACCCAAAAGCTGTATGTCGATGTCGAGACGAGAAGCGACCTGTGTGATGGGCAAACGGTTTGCGATTTCCAGAATCGACTGGGGATGGAACCGAATATGAACGTCTGCCTGGCCGTGGATGACGAAGCGTTTTTTGAGCGCTTTATCCGCGCCCTGAAAGCCTGA
- a CDS encoding ABC transporter substrate-binding protein translates to MKKWLTGVLSFSMISLALAGCGNSEQPKENAAGGAAKGEPEKLVISTWGFSEDFFRKEVYEPFEKEHNVKIVLEIGNNAERLNKIRQGSSDVDLIYLSDYYAQQGIESGAFEKIDRSHIPNLDKIYDIAKAPLGEDYGPAYTIGQFGIVYNPNVIKTDIKSWKDLWNPELAGKLTLPNITSTTGPMMLDAASQAAGSKEFNEEQAFSKMKEVNKGVVKYYDKTSEYVNMFSQEEIAAGPIMEMYFKDIQAAVPEAKFVSPEEGGYAVMNTVNIVKGSKHKELAEEFINWQLSKEVQEKTAKAKVDSPVNKEVKLTDEEAKGVTYGEETINKLRKLDMKFVNEHSKAWIDRWNREITG, encoded by the coding sequence ATGAAAAAGTGGCTGACAGGAGTACTTTCTTTTTCTATGATTTCGCTGGCGCTGGCGGGTTGCGGCAATAGCGAGCAACCGAAGGAAAACGCGGCGGGAGGAGCTGCCAAGGGCGAGCCGGAAAAACTGGTCATTTCTACTTGGGGCTTTTCTGAAGATTTCTTCCGCAAAGAAGTGTACGAGCCATTCGAGAAAGAGCACAACGTAAAAATCGTGCTGGAGATCGGAAACAACGCAGAGCGCCTGAATAAAATCCGCCAAGGCAGCTCCGATGTGGATTTGATCTACTTGTCGGACTACTATGCGCAACAAGGAATCGAGAGCGGCGCTTTCGAAAAGATCGATCGCAGCCATATCCCGAACCTCGATAAAATTTACGACATCGCCAAAGCTCCGCTGGGCGAGGATTACGGCCCTGCCTATACCATCGGGCAGTTCGGGATCGTCTACAATCCGAACGTCATCAAGACGGATATCAAGAGCTGGAAGGACCTGTGGAACCCGGAGCTGGCGGGCAAGCTGACTCTCCCGAACATCACTTCGACTACCGGCCCGATGATGCTGGATGCCGCATCCCAGGCCGCTGGCAGCAAGGAATTCAATGAAGAACAGGCCTTTTCCAAAATGAAGGAAGTCAATAAAGGTGTTGTGAAATACTACGACAAAACGTCGGAATACGTAAACATGTTCAGCCAGGAAGAGATTGCGGCCGGACCGATCATGGAGATGTACTTCAAAGACATTCAAGCGGCTGTTCCGGAAGCGAAGTTCGTGAGCCCGGAAGAAGGCGGCTACGCGGTAATGAACACCGTCAACATCGTCAAAGGCAGCAAGCACAAAGAGCTGGCGGAAGAATTCATCAACTGGCAATTGAGCAAGGAAGTACAAGAGAAAACGGCCAAAGCGAAAGTGGATTCTCCGGTAAACAAAGAAGTGAAGCTGACGGACGAAGAAGCAAAAGGCGTGACCTACGGCGAAGAGACCATCAACAAGCTGCGCAAGCTGGATATGAAATTCGTCAATGAGCACTCCAAAGCTTGGATCGATCGTTGGAACCGCGAAATCACCGGATAA
- a CDS encoding DUF2294 domain-containing protein, which produces MTIQDTNESKKRLSAIYNEIAKELFGFGTTLLRVTIDNQIITFYAKHRRSPRSAALEGEAPALKLEVDFRMSLLYKKKLRERLQEELNLDMEAVLRDYDSATQWAITNVILAEPQTNT; this is translated from the coding sequence ATGACTATACAGGACACAAACGAAAGCAAGAAAAGGCTGTCTGCTATCTATAATGAGATAGCCAAGGAGTTGTTCGGATTTGGGACAACCCTCCTGAGAGTAACTATCGACAACCAGATCATCACCTTTTATGCCAAGCACCGGCGTTCTCCGCGGTCGGCGGCATTGGAAGGGGAGGCGCCCGCTCTCAAGCTCGAGGTCGATTTCCGTATGTCGCTTCTTTATAAGAAGAAACTGCGGGAACGTCTGCAGGAAGAACTCAACCTCGACATGGAAGCCGTGCTGAGGGATTACGACTCGGCTACGCAATGGGCCATCACGAACGTCATTTTGGCTGAACCGCAAACGAATACCTGA
- a CDS encoding MetQ/NlpA family ABC transporter substrate-binding protein, which translates to MKKSGLILSSLLLAASLLTACGAKQEAAPAANAGTEQKTIKVGVTGGPHEEIFNKVKEVAKTQGLDVEVVVFNDYVQPNQALDKGNLDLNSFQTIPFLNKFNEDHKTKLVEIGKGVTFPMGIYSTKHKKVEEIPEGGVVGIQNDPTQRARALLLYQAAGLIKLKDGAGDNATPLDIVENPKKLEFKELEAPFLARSLKNFEAATINTNFAMEAGYSPKKDAIFAEGADSPYVNVLVAKEENKDNPAFKKLVDIYRSEEVKKFIDEHFDGAVLPSW; encoded by the coding sequence ATGAAAAAATCAGGACTGATTCTTAGCTCACTGCTGCTCGCAGCATCCTTGCTGACTGCTTGCGGCGCCAAACAGGAAGCGGCACCGGCGGCAAACGCTGGCACCGAACAAAAAACCATCAAGGTAGGCGTAACGGGCGGTCCGCACGAAGAAATTTTCAACAAAGTGAAGGAAGTGGCCAAGACCCAAGGCCTCGATGTAGAAGTGGTCGTTTTCAATGACTATGTGCAGCCCAACCAGGCGCTCGATAAAGGGAATCTGGACCTCAACAGCTTTCAGACGATTCCTTTCCTGAACAAATTCAACGAGGACCACAAAACCAAGCTGGTCGAGATCGGCAAAGGCGTTACCTTCCCAATGGGGATTTACTCCACCAAGCACAAGAAGGTGGAAGAGATTCCGGAAGGCGGCGTAGTAGGGATTCAAAACGACCCGACGCAACGCGCTCGAGCTTTGCTGCTCTATCAAGCTGCCGGGCTGATCAAGCTGAAGGATGGCGCGGGTGACAATGCTACCCCGCTCGATATCGTGGAAAACCCGAAAAAGCTGGAGTTCAAAGAATTGGAGGCTCCTTTCCTGGCTCGCTCCCTGAAAAACTTTGAAGCGGCGACGATCAACACCAACTTTGCCATGGAAGCCGGCTATTCTCCGAAAAAAGACGCCATTTTCGCGGAAGGCGCCGACTCGCCGTACGTAAACGTCCTGGTAGCAAAAGAAGAGAACAAGGACAACCCTGCTTTCAAAAAGCTGGTAGACATCTACCGTTCCGAAGAAGTTAAGAAATTCATCGACGAACACTTTGATGGAGCTGTGCTCCCATCCTGGTAA
- a CDS encoding methionine ABC transporter ATP-binding protein: MIQLTDIHKTYKVGNKQVEALKGVTLNVERGQIFGVIGFSGAGKSTLLRTINLLEKPSGGTVVVNGQDMLSLKEKELRQARKKIGIIFQHFNLLSSYNVFDNVAEILRMNRVPKDVIKQKVEDLLRLVGLEDKAHSYPSQLSGGQKQRVGIARALATDPEILLCDEATSALDPQTTDSILELLLDINRKFNLTIVLITHEMQVIKKICDHVAIMENGLIIEQGTVLDIFSNPQQPTTRNFIKTIFDDNVPHEILSKIKQTGPSAKILRVAFRGDAALDPVLGTLSARFPVSTNLLYGSITSIKGTALGILLLHISGEEKAVQDGIAFLRESVYNVEIVTREEGSR, translated from the coding sequence ATGATACAGCTAACCGATATCCATAAGACGTACAAGGTGGGCAACAAGCAGGTCGAGGCGTTGAAGGGCGTGACCCTGAACGTGGAGAGAGGACAAATTTTCGGCGTGATCGGCTTTAGCGGAGCAGGGAAAAGCACCCTGCTTCGCACGATCAACCTCCTCGAAAAACCGTCCGGCGGCACCGTCGTAGTCAACGGTCAGGATATGCTTTCCCTGAAAGAAAAAGAGCTGAGACAAGCGCGCAAAAAGATCGGGATTATCTTTCAGCACTTCAACCTGCTGTCTTCCTATAATGTCTTTGACAACGTAGCCGAGATTTTGCGAATGAACCGCGTACCGAAAGATGTCATCAAGCAAAAGGTGGAGGATCTGCTGCGATTGGTCGGCCTCGAAGACAAGGCCCACTCCTACCCGTCTCAGCTGTCGGGGGGCCAAAAACAGCGTGTCGGCATCGCGCGGGCGCTGGCGACCGATCCGGAGATTCTGCTGTGCGACGAAGCCACTTCGGCTCTCGACCCGCAGACGACCGACTCGATCCTCGAGCTGCTTCTGGACATCAACCGGAAGTTCAATTTGACCATCGTGCTGATCACACATGAGATGCAGGTCATCAAAAAAATCTGCGACCACGTAGCCATCATGGAAAACGGTCTGATCATCGAGCAAGGGACGGTTCTGGACATTTTCAGCAATCCGCAGCAGCCTACGACCCGGAACTTCATCAAAACCATTTTTGATGACAATGTGCCGCATGAAATCCTGTCGAAAATCAAACAGACCGGGCCGTCGGCAAAAATTTTGCGCGTCGCTTTCCGCGGGGATGCTGCCCTCGACCCTGTCCTCGGTACCTTGTCTGCCCGCTTCCCGGTCAGCACCAACCTGCTGTACGGCTCGATCACGTCGATCAAGGGAACGGCCCTGGGCATTTTGCTCCTGCACATTTCCGGTGAGGAAAAGGCGGTGCAGGACGGCATCGCGTTCTTGCGAGAATCGGTGTACAACGTAGAAATCGTGACACGAGAGGAGGGTTCCCGCTAA
- a CDS encoding methionine ABC transporter permease, producing the protein MDRLAEMIPVFGQSLEETVIMVGISLFVATIVGIPLGILLVITQGNHLFPNKWIYHTLNTVINVVRSLPFIILMVAIIPFTELIVGTSIGIEGAIVPLIVYTAPYISRLMETALLDVDRGVIEAYQAMGASRTQIIFRIMLREARPGIVLCLTIATIGLIGATAMAGAVGAGGLGDLALRYGYQQWDIEVMIITVVILVVLVQLIQSLGNWAARKLKKSA; encoded by the coding sequence ATGGACCGCTTGGCAGAAATGATCCCCGTATTCGGACAGTCTCTGGAAGAAACCGTCATCATGGTCGGCATCTCCCTGTTTGTGGCGACAATCGTCGGCATTCCTTTGGGAATCCTGCTCGTGATCACGCAAGGCAACCACCTGTTCCCGAACAAGTGGATCTACCACACCTTGAACACCGTCATCAACGTCGTTCGCTCTCTTCCTTTCATTATTTTGATGGTAGCCATCATTCCGTTTACGGAGCTGATCGTCGGCACCTCCATCGGGATCGAAGGAGCGATCGTCCCGCTGATCGTGTACACAGCTCCCTACATTTCCCGCCTGATGGAGACGGCCCTGCTGGACGTCGACCGCGGCGTGATCGAGGCGTACCAGGCGATGGGCGCTTCCCGGACGCAGATCATCTTCCGCATCATGCTTCGCGAAGCGCGTCCAGGCATCGTGCTTTGTCTGACCATCGCAACCATAGGCCTGATCGGAGCGACTGCGATGGCGGGTGCGGTCGGGGCAGGCGGATTGGGCGACCTCGCCCTGCGCTACGGCTACCAGCAATGGGACATCGAAGTCATGATCATCACAGTAGTGATCCTGGTCGTGCTCGTCCAGCTGATCCAGTCGCTCGGCAACTGGGCAGCCCGAAAGCTGAAAAAGAGTGCGTAA
- a CDS encoding FAD-linked oxidase C-terminal domain-containing protein — protein sequence MRSIPETLLEDLKKITADDRATANETMLHQHSKDESHHSPVLPDVVVFPTSREEVAGILKYANEHSIPVVPFGAGSSLEGHCIPLQGGISLDFQQMNQIVEVRPDDFLVRVQPGVTRTQLNAALKKHGLFFPVDPGADATIGGMTATNASGTTSVRYGIMRSQVRDLEVALADGSIIRTGGLSAKSSSGYHLTGLFVGSEGTLGAFTEITLKVYGIPETVIAGRAAFPTVKAAVDGALSLLAAGIAIARVELVDSASIRQVNLHSETDYLEQPTLFLEFHGNEAGLSHDVSFAQDLLAEHGCVDFLVETDSKKRAKLWEARHNLAYAYKHGFSGKEMMLTDVCLPLSELTGAVVYAREVIDQSGLAGGVLGHVGDGNFHTTLMFNKQDPAEVQLAEEVNAKIVEYALQKGGTCTGEHGIGIGKKKYLQKEHPDTLPWMKLIKQQFDPKNILNPGKILP from the coding sequence ATGCGCAGCATCCCCGAAACGCTGTTGGAAGATTTGAAAAAAATCACCGCCGATGACCGTGCTACCGCCAATGAAACCATGCTGCATCAGCACAGCAAGGACGAGTCTCACCATAGCCCCGTGCTGCCGGACGTCGTCGTATTCCCGACTTCCCGGGAAGAGGTAGCGGGCATTTTGAAGTACGCGAACGAACACTCCATCCCTGTCGTCCCCTTTGGCGCGGGCTCCAGCCTGGAGGGCCACTGCATCCCGCTGCAGGGAGGCATTTCCCTCGATTTTCAACAGATGAATCAAATCGTCGAGGTGCGACCGGACGACTTCCTCGTGCGCGTCCAGCCTGGTGTCACCCGCACCCAGCTCAATGCCGCCCTGAAAAAACACGGACTCTTCTTCCCGGTCGATCCCGGTGCAGATGCGACGATCGGGGGCATGACCGCCACCAACGCGAGCGGTACGACCAGCGTCCGCTACGGCATCATGCGCAGCCAGGTGCGGGACCTCGAAGTCGCGCTGGCTGACGGCTCGATCATTCGTACCGGCGGCCTGTCCGCCAAGTCGTCTTCGGGCTACCATCTGACAGGACTGTTTGTCGGATCTGAGGGGACGCTTGGCGCCTTTACGGAAATCACCCTGAAAGTGTACGGCATTCCCGAGACTGTGATCGCCGGACGGGCTGCCTTCCCTACAGTAAAGGCAGCCGTGGATGGGGCCTTGTCGCTGCTTGCGGCCGGTATTGCCATCGCCCGCGTCGAGCTGGTAGACAGCGCCTCGATTCGCCAAGTCAACCTGCACAGCGAAACCGACTATCTGGAGCAGCCCACCTTGTTCCTCGAATTCCACGGCAACGAAGCCGGCCTTTCTCACGACGTATCCTTCGCCCAGGATCTTCTGGCGGAGCATGGCTGCGTGGACTTCCTGGTGGAGACAGACTCCAAAAAGCGCGCCAAGCTGTGGGAAGCCCGTCACAACCTCGCATACGCCTACAAGCACGGCTTCTCCGGAAAAGAAATGATGCTCACAGACGTATGTCTTCCCCTGTCCGAATTGACAGGAGCGGTCGTCTACGCTCGTGAGGTGATTGACCAAAGCGGTCTGGCAGGCGGTGTCCTCGGCCACGTAGGGGACGGCAACTTCCACACGACTCTCATGTTCAACAAGCAGGATCCGGCCGAAGTACAGCTCGCAGAAGAGGTCAATGCCAAAATCGTCGAGTACGCCCTGCAAAAAGGCGGCACCTGCACTGGCGAGCACGGCATCGGCATCGGGAAAAAGAAGTACCTCCAAAAGGAGCATCCGGATACTTTGCCGTGGATGAAGCTCATTAAACAGCAATTTGACCCGAAAAACATCCTGAATCCGGGCAAAATCCTCCCGTAG
- a CDS encoding YxcD family protein: MEKITISEQVLINAICLHVASKKQIQPQEVEVELMWDDEYGFSAEVYALGRKQVFIEVNLIEAIRYYLETQMGRNPYSAGIELVLDEEEGILAYVTYQS; encoded by the coding sequence ATGGAAAAGATAACGATTTCCGAGCAAGTATTGATCAACGCCATTTGCCTGCACGTGGCGAGCAAGAAGCAGATTCAGCCGCAAGAGGTCGAAGTTGAGCTGATGTGGGATGATGAGTACGGCTTCTCGGCTGAAGTATACGCGCTGGGAAGGAAGCAGGTCTTCATCGAGGTCAATTTGATCGAGGCGATCCGTTACTATCTCGAGACGCAGATGGGACGCAATCCGTATTCCGCAGGCATCGAGCTGGTGCTGGACGAAGAGGAAGGCATCCTTGCCTATGTGACGTACCAAAGCTAA
- a CDS encoding siderophore ABC transporter substrate-binding protein — MNKKWIMLFMAVLMAVFTAACGSNTAAPAQTPAASGDASNAAASEELTIKHKLGEAKLKKNPKTVVAFDYGVLDSLDKLGIEVAGVPQANIPPYLEKFKDAKYTNVGSLKEPDFEKINAMKPDVIFISGRQQEAYEELNKIAPTIFLGVDTSKYMESFTENMKTLGTIFGKEAQVDEELAKINDSIKKLNEKATASGKNALIVLINEGKLSAYGPGSRFGILHDVFGFAPVDKNIEVSTHGQSVSFEYIVEKDPDYLFVVDRTAAVATNKDAAAPAQKTLDNDLIKNTKAYKNGQIIYLDQNYWYLSGGGLVSTANMADEVLADLK, encoded by the coding sequence ATGAACAAAAAATGGATCATGCTGTTCATGGCGGTGCTGATGGCGGTATTTACGGCAGCTTGCGGATCGAACACCGCAGCGCCGGCTCAGACACCGGCAGCTTCCGGAGACGCTTCCAACGCTGCAGCATCAGAGGAATTGACGATCAAGCACAAACTGGGTGAAGCCAAGCTGAAGAAAAACCCGAAAACGGTTGTCGCCTTTGACTACGGTGTACTGGATTCCCTGGACAAACTGGGCATTGAGGTAGCAGGCGTACCGCAAGCCAATATTCCTCCGTATCTGGAAAAGTTCAAAGACGCGAAGTACACGAATGTCGGAAGCCTGAAAGAGCCTGACTTCGAGAAAATCAATGCGATGAAGCCGGATGTCATCTTTATTTCCGGCCGTCAGCAAGAAGCTTACGAAGAACTGAACAAAATCGCACCGACCATCTTCCTGGGCGTAGATACCTCCAAGTACATGGAGTCCTTTACCGAGAATATGAAAACGTTGGGCACCATCTTTGGCAAAGAAGCGCAAGTCGATGAAGAGCTGGCGAAAATCAATGATTCCATCAAAAAGCTGAATGAAAAAGCTACGGCAAGCGGCAAAAACGCTTTGATCGTTCTGATCAACGAAGGCAAGCTCAGCGCATACGGCCCAGGATCCCGCTTCGGCATCCTGCACGACGTGTTCGGATTTGCGCCGGTAGACAAAAATATCGAAGTATCCACTCACGGACAAAGCGTCTCGTTCGAGTACATCGTGGAAAAAGACCCTGACTATCTGTTTGTCGTAGACCGCACGGCTGCGGTGGCTACCAACAAGGACGCAGCAGCTCCTGCACAAAAAACGCTGGACAACGACTTGATCAAAAATACGAAAGCCTATAAAAACGGCCAAATCATCTACCTCGACCAAAACTACTGGTACCTCTCCGGAGGCGGACTGGTGTCGACAGCCAACATGGCGGATGAAGTGCTGGCTGACTTGAAATAA
- a CDS encoding ABC transporter ATP-binding protein: MVEIRNVSKQYGGKNVVENVSLKIAKGKITSFIGPNGAGKSTLLSMISRLMTKDQGEIYLEGKEIGQCKSQDLAKKISILKQTNHITVRLTIRELVSFGRFPYSQGNLSREDWQYVDEAIRYLELEDIQHKYLDQLSGGQRQRAYIAMVVAQNTEYILLDEPLNNLDMKHSVQIMKVLRRLVDEMGKTVVIVIHDINFASCYSDYIVALKDGKVVREGATADIISSKTLKDVYDMDIQIQDIDQNKICVYYA; the protein is encoded by the coding sequence ATGGTAGAAATCCGGAATGTCTCAAAACAGTATGGTGGCAAAAATGTCGTGGAAAACGTTTCGCTGAAAATCGCCAAGGGAAAAATCACGTCATTTATCGGTCCGAACGGGGCCGGGAAAAGCACACTGCTGTCCATGATCAGCCGTCTGATGACCAAAGATCAAGGGGAGATTTATCTGGAGGGAAAGGAAATCGGCCAGTGCAAAAGCCAGGATCTGGCCAAAAAGATTTCCATCCTGAAGCAGACCAATCACATCACCGTCCGATTGACCATTCGCGAGCTCGTGAGCTTTGGACGTTTTCCGTATTCTCAAGGGAATTTGTCCCGCGAAGACTGGCAGTACGTCGATGAGGCGATCCGTTACCTGGAGCTGGAGGACATTCAGCACAAGTACCTGGACCAGCTCAGCGGCGGTCAAAGGCAGCGGGCTTACATCGCCATGGTAGTCGCTCAAAATACGGAGTACATCCTCCTCGATGAGCCTCTGAACAATCTCGATATGAAGCACTCGGTTCAGATCATGAAAGTGCTCCGGCGTCTCGTGGACGAGATGGGGAAAACCGTGGTGATCGTGATCCACGATATCAACTTCGCGTCGTGCTACTCGGATTACATCGTGGCGCTCAAAGACGGCAAAGTCGTAAGAGAAGGGGCGACCGCGGATATCATCAGCTCCAAAACCTTGAAAGACGTGTACGACATGGATATTCAAATTCAGGACATCGATCAGAACAAAATCTGTGTGTACTATGCCTGA
- a CDS encoding iron chelate uptake ABC transporter family permease subunit: protein MKAKVWILAIVAIALIATFMLIDAGGNWDYVLPRRFKKILAIVLTGGIIAFSTMVFQTITNNRILTPSIIGLDSLYLFIQTFVVYLFGSTHMTLMNKNVNFLLSAALMVLFAGLLYKWLFKREGQNIYFLLLVGIIFGTLFNSLSTFMQVLIDPNEFQVVQDKMFASFNNVNTDLLVISVVLVLGVAAYFWKYIKYLDVLSLGRDQAINLGIPYDFVVKRFLIVIAILVSIATALVGPITFLGLLVANLAHQVMKTYQHKYLITGSVLISIISLVGGVLIVERVFTFSTTLSVIVNFIGGVYFIYLLLKENKSW from the coding sequence ATGAAAGCGAAGGTATGGATTTTAGCGATCGTTGCCATAGCGCTGATAGCGACATTCATGTTGATAGACGCCGGCGGAAACTGGGATTACGTTTTGCCGCGACGATTCAAAAAGATTTTGGCGATTGTGTTGACGGGCGGGATTATCGCCTTCTCTACGATGGTATTCCAGACGATCACGAATAACCGGATCCTCACGCCGAGCATTATCGGGCTGGATTCGCTGTACCTGTTCATCCAGACCTTTGTCGTGTACTTGTTTGGCTCGACCCATATGACTCTGATGAACAAGAATGTGAATTTTCTCCTGTCAGCTGCTTTGATGGTCCTGTTTGCCGGGCTGCTGTACAAGTGGCTCTTCAAAAGAGAAGGGCAAAACATCTACTTTTTGCTGCTGGTCGGGATCATTTTTGGGACGCTGTTCAACAGCCTCTCTACCTTTATGCAGGTGTTGATCGACCCAAATGAATTTCAGGTCGTCCAAGACAAGATGTTCGCGAGCTTTAACAATGTCAATACGGATCTTCTTGTCATCAGCGTAGTCCTGGTGCTGGGCGTGGCCGCTTACTTCTGGAAGTACATAAAATACCTCGATGTTCTTTCCTTGGGACGGGATCAGGCGATCAACCTCGGGATTCCCTACGATTTTGTGGTGAAGCGCTTTTTGATCGTCATCGCGATCCTGGTATCGATCGCCACCGCGTTGGTAGGACCCATCACTTTCTTGGGATTGCTGGTAGCCAATCTGGCTCACCAAGTGATGAAAACATACCAGCACAAGTATCTGATAACCGGCTCCGTGCTGATCAGCATTATTTCGCTGGTAGGCGGCGTGCTGATTGTCGAGCGGGTGTTTACGTTCTCGACGACCTTGAGTGTCATCGTGAACTTCATCGGCGGGGTTTACTTCATCTATCTTCTGTTAAAGGAGAATAAATCATGGTAG